One genomic window of Streptomyces sp. NBC_01498 includes the following:
- a CDS encoding glycoside hydrolase family 3 protein encodes MTTLTHSSDTLTRDALTVLQPGFVGTTAPDWLLRRIGEGLTSVGLFGRNISSPDQLAALTARLRAERDDILVAIDEEGGDVTRLEVRDGSSFPGNYALGSVDDVELTRAVARELGSRLAACGVNLNWAPSADVNSDVDNPVIGVRSFGADPALVARHTAAYVEGLQSAGVAACTKHFPGHGDTAVDSHLALPRIDVDSDTLHARELAPFRSAIAAGSRSVMSAHILLSALDPDRPATLSPQILTGLLREDLGFEGLIVTDGIEMRAIASTYGIGRGSVLALAAGVDAICVGGGLADEETVLRLRDALVAAVREGELPEERLADAAARVRALADWALRARGSSGPGAAVQEGTAPGTDVGLVAARRAVRVTGTGAPLTEAPYVARFAPVANIAVGDETPWGVADELAALLPGTAGDSYVNGAGAAGVLAAAAGRRIVAVVRDQHRHPWMGTVLEDLLRARPDTAVVEMGVDHAEPQGSPHIATYGAARVCGRAAAEALTGRGA; translated from the coding sequence ATGACCACTCTCACGCACAGCTCGGACACCCTGACCCGCGACGCCCTCACGGTCCTCCAGCCCGGCTTCGTCGGCACGACCGCACCGGACTGGCTGCTGCGGCGGATCGGCGAAGGTCTCACCTCCGTCGGCCTGTTCGGCCGCAACATCAGCTCGCCCGACCAGCTGGCCGCGCTCACCGCGCGGCTGCGGGCCGAACGGGACGACATCCTCGTCGCCATCGACGAGGAGGGCGGCGACGTCACCCGTCTCGAAGTGCGGGACGGATCGTCCTTCCCCGGCAACTACGCGCTCGGCTCCGTGGACGACGTGGAGCTGACCCGCGCCGTGGCACGCGAGCTGGGGTCCCGGCTCGCCGCGTGCGGCGTGAACCTCAACTGGGCGCCGTCCGCCGACGTCAACTCGGACGTCGACAACCCCGTCATCGGCGTCCGTTCCTTCGGCGCCGACCCGGCACTGGTCGCCCGCCACACGGCCGCCTATGTGGAAGGGCTCCAGTCCGCCGGGGTGGCCGCCTGCACCAAGCACTTCCCCGGACACGGCGACACGGCGGTCGACTCGCACCTCGCGCTGCCCCGTATCGACGTGGACTCCGACACGCTCCACGCCCGTGAACTGGCGCCCTTCCGCTCGGCGATCGCCGCCGGTTCCCGGTCGGTGATGAGCGCGCACATCCTGCTCTCGGCGCTCGACCCGGACCGCCCCGCCACCCTCAGCCCGCAGATCCTCACCGGTCTGCTCCGTGAGGACCTGGGCTTCGAGGGCCTCATCGTGACCGACGGCATCGAGATGCGGGCCATCGCGTCGACGTACGGCATCGGACGCGGTTCCGTCCTGGCGCTGGCGGCGGGCGTCGACGCCATCTGCGTCGGCGGCGGCCTGGCCGACGAGGAGACCGTCCTGCGGCTGCGCGACGCGTTGGTCGCCGCGGTACGGGAAGGCGAACTGCCCGAGGAGCGACTGGCCGACGCGGCGGCGCGGGTACGCGCCCTGGCCGACTGGGCGCTGCGGGCGCGGGGGTCCTCGGGGCCGGGCGCGGCCGTACAGGAGGGGACCGCGCCCGGCACCGACGTCGGACTGGTCGCGGCCCGCCGCGCGGTACGGGTGACCGGCACGGGCGCGCCTCTTACGGAGGCGCCCTACGTCGCCCGGTTCGCCCCCGTCGCGAACATCGCCGTCGGCGACGAGACCCCCTGGGGCGTCGCCGACGAGCTGGCCGCGCTGCTGCCCGGCACCGCGGGCGACTCCTACGTCAACGGCGCCGGCGCGGCCGGGGTACTGGCGGCGGCGGCCGGTCGCAGGATCGTCGCCGTCGTACGCGACCAGCACCGGCACCCGTGGATGGGGACCGTCCTGGAGGACCTTCTCCGGGCCCGCCCGGACACCGCCGTCGTCGAGATGGGGGTCGACCACGCCGAGCCCCAGGGCAGCCCGCACATCGCCACGTACGGCGCCGCACGTGTCTGCGGCCGGGCGGCGGCCGAGGCCCTGACCGGCCGGGGCGCCTGA
- a CDS encoding carbohydrate ABC transporter permease — protein sequence MSTSTTAPAPLPAPVKTGQTLRPDRKKSRTVYDVLGLLFAVVMAFPVYWLIISALRPNHEIRSYDQTLWPSSLTFDNFVRAVDQPNFGTAVQSSLIVSVTAVLGGMIIATLAALAIGRFRFFGRRALLMVLILVQMLPPTAMLIPIYAQLNAMGGLDEYWGLIVVYLVSTLPFAIIMIRGFVVNIPVELEESAMVDGCTRMGAFRRVIFPLLAPGLAAASIFALVNAWNEYLFAYILINDNSKYTLNVWLMTFTTERGTDYGALMASSTMIALPVVVFFMIIQKKMATGLTSGAVKG from the coding sequence ATGAGTACCTCCACCACCGCGCCCGCGCCCCTCCCGGCCCCTGTGAAGACCGGGCAGACGCTGCGCCCGGACCGCAAGAAGAGCCGTACGGTCTACGACGTCCTGGGCCTGCTGTTCGCCGTCGTCATGGCGTTCCCGGTGTACTGGCTGATCATCAGCGCGCTGCGGCCCAACCACGAGATCCGGTCGTACGACCAGACGCTCTGGCCGTCGTCGCTGACCTTCGACAACTTCGTCCGCGCGGTCGACCAGCCGAACTTCGGCACCGCCGTCCAGTCCAGCCTGATCGTCTCGGTCACCGCGGTCCTCGGCGGCATGATCATCGCGACCCTGGCGGCCCTCGCCATCGGCCGGTTCCGGTTCTTCGGCCGCCGCGCGCTGCTGATGGTGCTCATCCTCGTCCAGATGCTGCCGCCGACGGCGATGCTGATCCCCATCTACGCCCAGCTCAACGCGATGGGCGGCCTGGACGAGTACTGGGGCCTGATCGTCGTCTACCTGGTCTCGACCCTGCCGTTCGCGATCATCATGATCCGCGGCTTCGTCGTGAACATCCCGGTGGAGCTGGAGGAGTCGGCCATGGTCGACGGCTGTACGCGCATGGGCGCCTTCCGGCGGGTGATCTTCCCGCTGCTCGCCCCCGGCCTCGCGGCGGCGTCGATCTTCGCGCTGGTCAACGCGTGGAACGAGTACCTCTTCGCGTACATCCTGATCAACGACAACTCCAAGTACACGCTCAACGTGTGGCTGATGACCTTCACCACCGAGCGCGGCACCGACTACGGGGCGCTGATGGCGTCCTCGACCATGATCGCGCTGCCCGTGGTGGTGTTCTTCATGATCATCCAGAAGAAGATGGCGACCGGGCTGACCTCCGGCGCGGTAAAGGGATAA
- a CDS encoding carbohydrate ABC transporter permease, with the protein MTAADTQEAAGPPAPPVPRDPKGTPGRPAPERGTDRTTGKRRRKKGELLPFLLILPAIIAIAAVYAFPLTKTVIMSFQDMGRRELWTGEPAPWVGFEQFTNILADSEFWYVTGRTVLFMVVCVGLTMAIGLLVALMMTRLTTWVRLTLTAALIAAWSMPLMVAASIFRWLSDSDYGLLNTLIAKVAGEDFLGHNWFLDPWQGFAIITLLVVWGAIPFVVITLYAALTQVPRELEEAAALDGANVAGIFRFVTWPVIRPVFVMVTTLSVIWDFNVFGQIWLLRGNKPEPEYETLGLYSFSKAFESTSFSQGSAIALITVVLLSGVAVFYLRQLMKTGEVE; encoded by the coding sequence GTGACTGCTGCCGACACGCAGGAGGCCGCCGGACCCCCGGCGCCCCCGGTACCGCGTGACCCGAAAGGGACACCCGGCCGGCCCGCCCCCGAGAGGGGAACGGACCGGACCACAGGGAAGAGACGCCGCAAGAAGGGCGAACTCCTTCCGTTCCTGCTGATTCTCCCGGCGATCATCGCCATCGCCGCCGTGTACGCGTTCCCGCTCACCAAGACCGTGATCATGTCCTTCCAGGACATGGGACGGCGTGAACTCTGGACGGGGGAGCCGGCCCCCTGGGTCGGTTTCGAGCAGTTCACCAACATCCTCGCCGACTCCGAGTTCTGGTATGTCACCGGCCGCACCGTCCTGTTCATGGTCGTCTGCGTCGGACTCACCATGGCCATCGGCCTGCTGGTCGCCCTGATGATGACCCGGCTGACCACCTGGGTACGCCTGACGCTGACCGCGGCGCTGATCGCCGCCTGGTCGATGCCCCTGATGGTCGCCGCCTCGATCTTCCGCTGGCTGTCCGACTCCGACTACGGCCTGCTGAACACCCTGATAGCCAAGGTCGCCGGCGAGGACTTCCTCGGCCACAACTGGTTCCTCGACCCCTGGCAGGGCTTCGCGATCATCACCCTGCTCGTCGTCTGGGGCGCGATCCCGTTCGTCGTGATCACGCTGTACGCGGCCCTCACCCAGGTCCCCCGCGAACTGGAGGAGGCGGCGGCCCTCGACGGCGCCAACGTCGCCGGCATCTTCCGCTTCGTCACCTGGCCCGTCATCCGCCCGGTCTTCGTCATGGTCACCACGCTCTCGGTGATCTGGGACTTCAACGTATTCGGCCAGATCTGGCTGCTGCGCGGCAACAAGCCCGAACCTGAGTACGAGACCCTCGGGCTCTACTCGTTCTCCAAGGCGTTCGAGTCCACCTCCTTCAGCCAGGGCAGCGCGATCGCCCTGATCACCGTTGTGCTGCTCTCCGGCGTGGCCGTGTTCTACCTGCGTCAGCTGATGAAGACAGGAGAGGTCGAATGA
- a CDS encoding sugar ABC transporter substrate-binding protein: MKRKLIAAIGVAGMMFSIAACGSDDSGAAKDPKDRSDTVTVWLMVDAQSTWPELVKDVNAQFKAKYPKVKVDVQYQQWADKAKKLDTALGGDKFPDVVELGNTETMQYILNGAVAEIDPEKYDNSDTWIQGLKDTCTYEGKQFCVPYYAGARVAIYNKDMLKKGAGLDTLPTTETEMLAAMDKVAKENGKKDKRSSSLYLPGRYWYAAMSYVAAYDGAIAKYDEGEAQWKASLSTPEAQKGIQHFVDLVKKYNKADQTKDEQDHANVMANEKAALIYGNGWESGSVVDGANNGNPKLEGKILTAGMPGPNGKALPSFIGGSDLAITSKSKVQDLAEEWVSLFTSEKSMEVLAGKNILPNNEKQLEPLKAKPETAPIANAVPDAWFTPIAPGWTSIEKEEVLENMLLDILKGDSVADATKAADAKIDELINEQS; this comes from the coding sequence GTGAAGCGCAAGCTCATCGCGGCGATCGGTGTCGCGGGCATGATGTTCTCGATCGCGGCGTGCGGATCGGACGACAGTGGTGCGGCGAAGGACCCGAAGGACCGTAGTGACACAGTCACTGTCTGGCTGATGGTCGACGCGCAGAGCACCTGGCCGGAACTGGTCAAGGATGTCAACGCGCAGTTCAAGGCGAAGTACCCGAAGGTCAAGGTCGACGTCCAGTACCAGCAGTGGGCGGACAAGGCCAAGAAGCTCGACACCGCCCTCGGCGGCGACAAGTTCCCGGATGTCGTCGAGCTCGGCAACACCGAGACCATGCAGTACATCCTCAACGGCGCGGTCGCCGAGATCGACCCCGAGAAGTACGACAACTCGGACACCTGGATCCAGGGCCTCAAGGACACCTGCACCTACGAGGGCAAGCAGTTCTGCGTGCCCTACTACGCCGGTGCGCGCGTGGCGATCTACAACAAGGACATGCTCAAGAAGGGCGCCGGCCTCGACACGCTGCCCACGACCGAGACCGAGATGCTCGCGGCCATGGACAAGGTCGCGAAGGAGAACGGCAAGAAGGACAAGCGCTCCTCCAGCCTCTACCTGCCGGGCCGTTACTGGTACGCCGCCATGTCCTACGTCGCCGCGTACGACGGCGCGATAGCCAAGTACGACGAGGGCGAGGCGCAGTGGAAGGCGTCGCTCTCCACGCCCGAGGCGCAGAAGGGCATCCAGCACTTCGTCGACCTGGTCAAGAAGTACAACAAGGCCGACCAGACGAAGGACGAGCAGGACCACGCCAACGTGATGGCCAACGAGAAGGCGGCCCTCATCTACGGCAACGGCTGGGAGTCCGGCTCCGTCGTCGACGGCGCGAACAACGGCAACCCCAAGCTTGAGGGCAAGATCCTCACCGCCGGAATGCCCGGCCCGAACGGCAAGGCGCTGCCCTCCTTCATCGGCGGCTCCGACCTCGCCATCACCAGCAAGTCCAAGGTCCAGGACCTGGCCGAGGAATGGGTCTCGCTGTTCACCAGCGAGAAGTCCATGGAGGTCCTCGCGGGCAAGAACATCCTCCCGAACAACGAGAAGCAGCTGGAGCCCCTGAAGGCGAAGCCGGAGACGGCCCCGATCGCCAACGCGGTGCCCGACGCGTGGTTCACCCCGATCGCGCCCGGCTGGACGTCCATCGAGAAGGAGGAGGTCCTGGAGAACATGCTCCTGGACATCCTCAAGGGTGACTCCGTGGCCGACGCCACGAAGGCCGCCGACGCCAAGATCGACGAACTGATCAACGAGCAGTCCTGA
- a CDS encoding GntR family transcriptional regulator, producing MATDGGSTESESGAATRTARVPKYYRLKRHLLDITETLPPGTPVPPERTLAAEFDTSRTTVRQALQELVVEGRLERIQGKGTFVAKPKVSQALQLTSYTEDMRAQGLEPTSQLLDIGYVTADDTLAGLLDITTGGRVLRIERLRLASGEPMAIETTHLSAKRFPALRRSLVKYTSLYTALAEVYGVHLAEAEETIETSLATPREAGLLGTDVGLPMLMLSRHSIDTAGEPVEWVRSVYRGDRYKFVARLRRPTD from the coding sequence ATGGCCACGGACGGGGGCAGTACCGAGAGCGAGAGCGGGGCGGCCACCCGAACCGCCCGCGTGCCCAAGTATTACCGATTGAAGCGTCACTTGCTGGACATCACGGAGACTCTTCCGCCGGGCACGCCCGTACCGCCCGAGCGCACCCTGGCGGCGGAGTTCGACACCTCGCGCACCACCGTGCGCCAGGCCCTCCAGGAGCTGGTCGTGGAGGGCAGGCTGGAGCGGATCCAGGGCAAGGGCACCTTCGTGGCCAAGCCCAAGGTCTCGCAGGCGCTCCAGCTCACCTCGTACACCGAGGACATGCGGGCGCAGGGCCTGGAGCCCACCTCGCAACTGCTGGACATCGGCTACGTCACCGCCGACGACACGCTCGCCGGGCTGCTCGACATCACCACGGGCGGGCGCGTGCTGCGGATCGAGCGGCTGCGGCTGGCGAGCGGCGAGCCGATGGCCATCGAGACCACGCACCTTTCGGCCAAACGCTTCCCGGCGCTGCGCCGGTCGCTCGTCAAGTACACCTCGCTCTACACGGCACTGGCCGAGGTGTACGGGGTGCATCTGGCGGAGGCCGAGGAGACGATCGAGACGTCGCTGGCGACACCGCGCGAGGCGGGACTGCTGGGGACGGACGTGGGCCTGCCCATGCTGATGCTCTCGCGGCACTCGATCGACACGGCCGGGGAGCCGGTGGAGTGGGTGCGGTCGGTGTACCGGGGGGACCGGTACAAGTTCGTGGCGCGACTGCGCAGGCCGACCGACTGA
- a CDS encoding carbon starvation CstA family protein encodes MQEPAPARATQDSSGRLTPKSIAIWALVALVGAVGWGVLALSRGEDISAAWMLAAALGSYAIAYRFYSRFIANRVLKVDRTRATPAERLDNGVDFHPTDRRVLFGHHFAAVAGAGPLVGPVLAAQMGYLPGTIWIVAGVIFAGAVQDMVTLFFSTRRDGRSLGQIARDEIGPFGGAAALIAVFLIMIILLAVLALVIVNALADSPWGVFSIAMTIPIALFMGVYLRVLRPGRVSEVSLIGVALLLLAIVAGGWVAESSLAGTFTLEAGTLVIWMVVYGFLASVLPVWMLLAPRDYLSTFMKVGTIALLAIGVVVALPTMKMDAITDFASRGDGPVFAGSMFPFVFITIACGALSGFHSLIASGTTPKMVQKETQIRMIGYGAMLTESFVAIMAMITACVIDPGLYFAVNSPAGVIGGTVESASQAVANLGFTISPDQLARAAKDVEESSLLSRTGGAPTFALGMSDIFSSVIGGAGMKAFWYHFAIMFEALFILTTVDAGTRVGRFMLQDMLGNVYKPMRQVSWKPGVWFASAVVVGAWGYFLWVGVHDPLGGINQLFPLFGIANQLLAAVALAVCTTLLVKSGRLKWAWVTAVPLAWDAAVTLTASWQKIFSDDPKVGFFTQRDVYLTGIENGEVIPPAKTMDDMHTVVTNSTVDGVLCALFAILIIVVIADAGRVCYRAIRHPESVKLSETPYVKSELVAPAGMFATPEEKAELAAAEARTKAPSGAGAS; translated from the coding sequence ATGCAAGAGCCGGCACCAGCACGTGCCACACAGGACTCGTCCGGGCGTCTCACGCCGAAATCGATCGCGATCTGGGCGCTCGTCGCCCTGGTGGGCGCGGTCGGCTGGGGTGTTCTCGCCCTGTCGCGCGGTGAGGACATCTCCGCCGCGTGGATGCTGGCGGCGGCACTCGGGTCGTACGCGATCGCCTACCGCTTCTACTCCAGATTCATCGCGAACCGGGTGCTGAAGGTCGACCGGACGCGGGCCACACCCGCCGAACGGCTCGACAACGGCGTGGACTTCCACCCAACCGACCGGCGCGTGCTCTTCGGGCACCACTTCGCCGCCGTCGCGGGCGCGGGACCGCTCGTCGGTCCGGTGCTGGCCGCGCAGATGGGCTATCTGCCGGGCACCATCTGGATCGTCGCGGGCGTGATCTTCGCGGGCGCGGTCCAGGACATGGTCACGCTGTTCTTCTCCACGCGCCGCGACGGCCGTTCGCTCGGCCAGATCGCGCGCGACGAGATAGGGCCGTTCGGTGGCGCCGCCGCGCTGATCGCGGTCTTCCTCATCATGATCATCCTGCTCGCGGTGCTGGCCCTGGTCATCGTCAACGCGCTCGCCGACTCGCCGTGGGGTGTCTTCTCCATCGCGATGACCATCCCGATCGCACTCTTCATGGGCGTGTATCTGCGGGTGCTGCGGCCGGGCCGCGTCAGTGAGGTCTCACTGATCGGTGTGGCGCTGCTGCTGCTCGCGATCGTGGCGGGCGGCTGGGTCGCGGAGTCCTCGCTCGCCGGCACGTTCACGCTGGAGGCCGGCACGCTGGTCATCTGGATGGTGGTCTACGGCTTCCTCGCCTCCGTCCTGCCGGTCTGGATGCTGCTGGCGCCGCGCGACTACCTGTCGACGTTCATGAAGGTCGGCACGATCGCGCTGCTGGCGATCGGTGTGGTCGTCGCGCTGCCGACGATGAAGATGGACGCGATCACCGACTTCGCGAGCCGGGGCGACGGTCCGGTGTTCGCCGGTTCGATGTTCCCGTTCGTCTTCATCACCATCGCGTGCGGGGCGCTGTCCGGTTTCCACTCGCTCATCGCCTCGGGCACCACGCCGAAGATGGTGCAGAAGGAGACCCAGATCCGGATGATCGGGTACGGGGCGATGCTCACCGAGTCGTTCGTCGCCATCATGGCGATGATCACGGCGTGCGTCATCGACCCGGGGCTGTACTTCGCGGTCAACTCCCCCGCCGGAGTCATCGGCGGCACGGTCGAGTCCGCCTCCCAGGCCGTCGCGAATCTCGGCTTCACGATCTCGCCGGACCAGCTCGCCCGGGCGGCCAAGGACGTCGAGGAGTCGAGCCTGCTCTCCCGTACGGGCGGCGCGCCGACCTTCGCGCTCGGGATGTCGGACATCTTCTCGTCGGTGATCGGCGGCGCGGGGATGAAGGCGTTCTGGTACCACTTCGCGATCATGTTCGAGGCGCTGTTCATCCTGACGACGGTGGACGCGGGCACGCGGGTGGGGCGCTTCATGCTCCAGGACATGCTCGGCAACGTGTACAAGCCGATGCGCCAGGTCAGCTGGAAGCCCGGCGTCTGGTTCGCCAGCGCCGTGGTGGTCGGCGCGTGGGGCTACTTCCTCTGGGTCGGGGTGCACGACCCGCTGGGCGGCATCAACCAGCTCTTCCCGCTGTTCGGCATCGCGAACCAGCTGCTGGCGGCGGTGGCGCTGGCCGTCTGTACGACGCTGCTGGTGAAGTCGGGACGGCTGAAATGGGCCTGGGTGACGGCGGTCCCGCTCGCCTGGGACGCGGCGGTCACGCTCACCGCGAGCTGGCAGAAAATCTTCTCCGACGATCCGAAGGTCGGCTTCTTCACCCAGCGCGACGTGTACCTGACGGGCATCGAGAACGGCGAGGTGATCCCGCCCGCCAAGACGATGGACGACATGCACACGGTCGTCACCAACTCCACGGTGGACGGCGTCCTCTGCGCGCTCTTCGCGATCCTGATCATCGTCGTGATCGCGGACGCGGGCCGGGTCTGCTACCGGGCGATCCGCCACCCCGAGAGCGTGAAGCTCTCGGAGACGCCGTACGTGAAGTCCGAACTGGTCGCGCCGGCGGGCATGTTCGCGACCCCGGAGGAGAAGGCGGAACTGGCGGCGGCGGAGGCCCGCACGAAGGCACCCAGCGGGGCGGGCGCGTCATGA
- a CDS encoding YbdD/YjiX family protein has product MTPAAKVRHAVGRVRWYVRELTGESAYDHYVAHTRACDPTAEPMTRRAFERSRTDAREADPREGFRCC; this is encoded by the coding sequence ATGACGCCGGCGGCGAAGGTACGCCACGCGGTGGGCCGGGTCCGCTGGTACGTACGGGAGCTGACGGGCGAGTCCGCGTACGACCACTACGTGGCGCACACCCGCGCCTGTGACCCCACGGCGGAGCCGATGACCCGGCGCGCCTTCGAACGGAGCCGCACGGACGCCCGGGAGGCGGACCCGAGGGAAGGGTTCCGCTGCTGCTGA
- a CDS encoding GNAT family N-acetyltransferase encodes MKQVIQPETGFLIRAAEAAEHGLLGEITARAYLDDGLLDFGEDDPYLASLRDVAARAAGAEVLVAAGADGEVLGGVTYAAGGTAWANVAGAGEAEFRMLAVASAARGRGVGKALVLACVERARATEGCVRVRLSTHEKMRAAHRIYERLGFVRTPERDWAPYEELAPLLTYRLEIQGP; translated from the coding sequence ATGAAACAGGTGATACAGCCGGAGACCGGCTTTCTGATACGGGCGGCCGAGGCCGCCGAGCATGGCCTTCTCGGGGAGATCACCGCGCGGGCCTATCTGGACGACGGGCTGCTGGACTTCGGGGAGGACGACCCGTATCTGGCGAGCCTGCGGGACGTCGCCGCGCGCGCCGCCGGGGCCGAGGTGCTCGTGGCCGCCGGGGCGGACGGGGAAGTGCTCGGCGGGGTGACGTACGCCGCCGGCGGGACCGCGTGGGCCAATGTGGCCGGGGCGGGCGAGGCCGAGTTCCGCATGCTGGCCGTGGCGTCCGCCGCCCGGGGCCGGGGTGTCGGCAAGGCGCTGGTGCTGGCCTGTGTGGAGCGCGCGCGGGCCACCGAGGGGTGTGTACGGGTGCGGCTGTCGACCCACGAGAAGATGCGGGCCGCCCACCGGATCTACGAGCGGCTGGGCTTCGTACGGACCCCGGAACGGGACTGGGCACCGTACGAGGAGCTCGCGCCGCTGCTCACCTACCGCCTGGAAATCCAAGGCCCGTAG